From a region of the Rhipicephalus microplus isolate Deutch F79 chromosome X, USDA_Rmic, whole genome shotgun sequence genome:
- the LOC142775778 gene encoding protein C10-like produces MSTTLAFKDNFGSEKAKGALEDILAAFDQTENFARLQDAKDLAGNDMLKHMQIVFPLLTQIEMTVIESYGFTRDGEGVLQFAQIIKQMEREHPEIARLNAELRAHFIPPMVPPSLPDN; encoded by the exons ATGTCGACTACCCTCGCGTTCAAAGACAACTTTGGCTCCGAGAAAGCAAAAG GTGCCCTGGAAGACATCCTAGCTGCGTTTGACCAAACTGAGAACTTCGCAAGGCTTCAAGACGCAAAAGATCTTGCTGGAAACGACATGCTCAAGCACATGCAGATCGTTTTTCCTCTTCTAACGCAAATAGAAATGACCGTCATCGAGAGCTACGGCTTCACACGCGACGGAGAAG GTGTGTTGCAGTTCGCCCAAATCATCAAGCAGATGGAACGGGAGCATCCCGAAATTGCACGACTGAATGCAGAGCTTCGGGCGCACTTCATCCCCCCAATGGTACCGCCGTCGTTACCCGACAACTGA